In Harpia harpyja isolate bHarHar1 chromosome 17, bHarHar1 primary haplotype, whole genome shotgun sequence, the genomic window tggctgggtgtcaatcggtgggtggtgagcaattgcactgcgcatcatttgtacactccaacccttttattattgctgttgtcattttattagtgttatcattatcattattagtttcttcttttctgttctattaaaccgttcttatctcaacccacaagttttacttcttttcccgattttctcccccatccccctgggtgggggggagtgagtgagcggctgtgtggtgcttagttgctggctggggttaaaccacgacaccgggTGGTGAATTCCTCCAGGTGAATTCCACTGCACTGTTCAGTGTGGAACAGTATCACCTCGCAGGCCTGGCCCCAGGGTCCTTTGGCCAAGCCACCTCCTGAAGTGAGCATCAGCGGAGAACCGGTGCAGCCATTGGAAATGGTGGCAGCCCGCAGCCCATGGCCAATGCAAACCCGTTGCTCCATGGTCATGCAGACACCGCTGGACCAGCTGGCGTTCCAGTGCGCTGCCTGGGTCCGGCCCCACAAGCTCCAGCgcctgcttcccaccccaccacctccagcccgctctgctgggagcaggagcagccccaggagacCCAGGTGCCCCTGCCACCGCTCGGGAGGACCACTGCTCCGGCTGCCAAACCGCTCGGTCAGGCACTGCCTCCCGCTGCGCATCGGCACAGACCCCAGTATAACCAGTATTCCCCACCTCTCCTGGGGCCCCTGCAAGCTAACACCCTGCAGGCAATCAGTGTGCCCTGCATTGTAACCGTTCCCTTTCAGCCTTGCTTGATCTTTGCTAGCAGGCTCTTTGAGACAGGAGCTCTGACTGCCAGCGACTGCCCATGGTTTTCTTAGTGTTACCCTGAAGTTAGCACACTGTTAAATAGCCGATAGGAAAGAACAAGGAGAACCTGAAGCCTGACAGGTCCTGCAAGAAGAGGACAAAGACAAATGGTGCATTCGGAGGGAGGACCCAACAGCCCCAAGTCCGAGTCTTCTGCCTCACAGCCATGCAGCCCGCCACGGTTTACACCATCCGAGGGGCACCGAGCCTTGCACGCACCTTCCTCTGAGGGCTTATGCGGGACTTGCACGGTGCCATGCTTGGACTTGGCGTGGAGATAAATGCCACCCTTCAGCAGGGAGCCGCAGAGCTGGAAATCAAAGACGGGGGGAGGGCAGCCCGGCAGCCCGTCCTGGTGGTGGATCTGGGCATCTTGCCCTGGGGCCCCACCCTGACGCCGCGTCCCCTCCCTTGgggtgccagggctgcaggggcccCCCCGGGGTCCCAGCCAATGGAGGGGTGCACGGGGAAGAGGAGGGGCCCGGGGTAGCGTATAAAAGGGGACAGGGAGAGCCGCTCGCCAGCGTGCGATCCCCTTGGGAGCAAGAGCCGAGACTTCCTCCGTACCCGCCGGCAGCCACACGCTACCCTCCACCGGACACCATGGTGCACTGGACAGCCGAAGAGAAGCAGCTCATCACTGGCCTCTGGGGCAAGGTCAATGTGGCCGACTGCGGTGCTGAGGCCCTGGCCAGGTAGGTCCAGCTCCCGGGCATCTGCTCAGCTGCACCCTGCACAGAGAAACCGTGGCAATTGCATTGGGGAGCATTAACGTGTCTGTGTCTGCTTGTGTCCCCCCTCcatctctccccaggctgctgatCGTCTACCCCTGGACCCAGAGGTTCTTCGCTTCCTTCGGGAACCTCTCCAGCCCCACCGCCATCATTGGCAACCCCATGGTCCGCGCCCATGGCAAGAAAGTGCTCACCTCCTTCGGGGAAGCCGTGAAGAACCTGGACAACATTAAGGCGACCTTCGCCCAGCTGTCCGAGCTGCACTGCGACAAGCTGCACGTGGACCCCGAGAACTTCAGGGTGAGCCGTGCTTCTGACTGGGGGACCCATCCTCACCATTGCATCTCTGTGGGCAGTTTCTCCCCTAACCCTGAACCCTGCCGTGTGAGGGATTTACCCTAGAGATGCCGGTGCAGGAGGAAGAGGGGCTGgtggttggggtgggggggagatgcAGGAGAGGGACAAAGAGGGAAGGCACCAACTTGCATCTTGGTGAGAAAGCACCGAAGGGGCTGAGAGGTGATGGTCATGGAGAGGCCATCTGGAGGGTGCAAGTGAGGACGCACGGGAGGTGGGAAGGCGGCGAGGAGGTGGTTTCAGTGTGGAAAGGGAGGGGGAGAGTGAAACGAAAGCAGTTGTTGAGCAGGAAGAAGTTTGAGCCAAGGGGAAAGCGAAGGAGCAAGACTAAAGCTTGGcacagaggagaaaggagagaggagtgaggagcAAGAGATGCAGCTAGAGGCCAAAAGCAAAAGAGGAATGGGACCTAGAGGGAGAGAAAACTTTGTCTCCCATGTCTCTGCAGCTGAGAGATTCCCAGCAGGGAAGTAACTCCGACATTTGTCACCGGGGCTGGCagagatccccccccccccgtgtcagCATGAGCTCATTGTTCATGCCAGGGTGCTTTGCAGTGCCGAGTGCCGGCTCCCTGCCACGCGGCAGATGCTCAGCTGTGTCTTCTGCTCAGGAGAAACTCCCAAACGAAGccagaagggagaaagaaaaatttaatcaACAAAATTTCTGGAGAATTTTTGGTTACTGTTCCCATAACAGTAGCAGAACCTGAATCTTTAGAGTAAGAGCAGAGAACAAGTTTAAGGTACATCTTAAAAAGGACTCCAGGGAGATTTTTTAAGCCTACAAAATGCCCAGAGGTTTCCCTGAGTCTAATGCGAGTGCTCGCGTGGGGATCTGCAGGCTCCTGGGCATTGCTAACCCGAGGGTGCTCTTGTCCCCGCAGCTCCTGGGTGACATCCTGATCATCGTCCTGGCCGCCCACTTCACCAAGGATTTCTCTCCCGACTGCCAGGCTGCCTGGCAAAAGCTGGTCCGTGCGGTGGCCCACGCTCTGGCCCGCAAGTACCACTAAAGCGTCAGCAGAAAAGCCCCGGCAGCATCCTCTAGCTGCGTGTCATGCACCGGCTGACATGCTGCTCTGGAGCTgacagcttttaaataaaagatcaTCCAAAAAGCTGACAGCCAAATAAAGCTCATCCTGTGAAGTCTCCACTGAGTCTGTGTGTCCCTGAGAGGCTGGAGGGGTTGGGGGGACGGGGACCTGCGGCACCCACAGGCGGACTGCGGGGCAGGCATTTGGGTCCCAGAAAATACCACCTCCCTTTGTTCTGTCTGTTTTTGGGAGGGTTGTGTGGGATTTGCCTCTGGAAATCATACTTACAGAACATCGGGTAGATGCAGCCCTGCTACCTCTGTGGTCACACACTGGGAAGTTTGCACTGAGAAACTAGTTGGTATTTTACTGTGAAACCTGCATGTTTTTCTTGCAGGCAAGGGGGACCTGGAGCATTCATATTTTTTAGGGAGGATAAACAAACTGAAGACTTTATTCTACCCTGGCTCATTCCTGGCACAAAGCCTATAAGAAATTAGCTGACTCATACTGGCCAAGCAGCCAGCTGGGTGGGGGTAGGTTTTAGATAAACATTTTGCTATCAAGACCTGTCCAGACTTTGTTTATGCACTTCTTTTTCACCCTGTGCCGCCCATTCTGCAATTATGGGGGGCCCAATCCTGCTAATAGTGGTGAGTATTAATAATTTCCTTGATGTGAGTATCAATCGATGCTCTGTGCACACAGTGTTTTGGGTGTTTGTCTGCAGAGCAGGACTCTCTAGGGTAGAGTTTGTTCTTGGCATGGGAAGCACCGTCTGCCCCGTCTGAACTGAGCATGATGCAGTAAAAGCAATGTTTAGCTGAAAGGACATGCTTactttttaaaggggaaaaaaagagggcaTAGCTATATATCCCAGTATCTCTGACACCCTGTTTGCACTGTGTCCTAGCCTGCTTCATCCACATTTGTGGGCATTCCCACGCTCTGACCCTGAACCACTGGAGCATATCAAAAGCCCTCTGTGACCCATAAATGTTGCTTCTCACACACATTACTTGAAGGAAGAGGCATTTTGTTTCTGGTGTCAAGGCAGACACTGAGGAGGTGAGAAGATGATTCGTAGTAAGTCCCAAAGTGTTTTCCTCCCTGCAGGGAGTCTGGGCAGGCACGGAGTGTGGTGTCTTGGTTTGGTGTCCAGGGTCACAAAAAAAACAGATTCTTGTATGATTTTTCACAGGTTTCATGATAGATATTTGTAGACTTTTGTATGAACATAATTGTTCATAGACTTCAGACAGAAATGACTGAATTATTTGAACAAGTAGGTGTCCTCCTGCGAGCAAGGTGTCTGGGGGTAGAAATGAGCTGAGCAGCCCTCTCAGGTTAGACCCTACAGATCAGTACAGCAGGGGAGGGCTGGGCTTTTTCCACTGTTGGGGTTCCTGCTGGGGTACCCCTTCCCGGCAGCAGGAACGAGGGTTTCCATCCCCTGCACCCAGCAGCATGGCAGGATGGGCATGGTGCCCGCTGGCGCTGCCCGGGACTTcactccccagccccagccccagctgggggATGACACCCCGGTCCCTGTCCCCCCAGCAAACAGATCCTGCAGGATGCCCTCTCCCCATGCTGTTTTGCCTGCTCCCATTTTGTCTCCTGCATGATGGCAAAACACCCCTGAGGGAGCCAACAACCCCCCGGGCGATGCCTGGTGCAGCACAATGTCGGCAGCACCGCAGGTCCTGGAGGGGCCGATAAGGTGGTGCAGGAGGGTGGGCACTGGTGGCAGCTCAGTGGCATTTTGCCTGCATGTTGCCTCACCCATGCATGCACCCAGGCAGTGCTTGACTTGATTTATCATCATGTTCCAGCACACCAGCCCATGTGCACTGGCTGTTTCTTGAGAAAAGGCAGAGGTAGGCAACTCCAGTGAAGATTATTCAACCCTATTCCATTGGAAAAAAGTCTACAACTAAAGGGGGAAAGAGATATTATCAGGCTGAAAATCTCccttagtatttttctttcttttaattgatTTTCCTCCCATTCCTGTATTTTCAATAAAAGGCCAAGAAGACACTTAGCAGGAGGTAGTCCATGGAGGAAGGCAAGCCCCAATGTCTGGAAAGGAGCTTGGTCAGCTCTTTAGCTCTGCCGCAGCCTGGCCATCCAAACAACCCACCTTTTACTCAGTCACTAGTCCAACAAGACCCAGCGACTCTTACTTAGCCCAATCCAAATCCTATGGAAAAcaacaggaagacagcagatTGCCCCAGGTGCCTTGGGATCAGGATCAAAGCCCCTGCACTTTCAGCAAGGACTGTGTTTCTTGGGGttttatgcagaaaataaaacaggacagCCCCCTCATGCAAGGCTGTTGCTCCTGGCAAGGGTGCATCACCCCCAGTGTGCGGTGAAAGTATCTGTACAGTTTGCTGGTGGCAAACCCCTCTGGGTTGCTCTGCCACGGGCTGCATTTTGGCAGAGGCATTCATCATTTCACTGATAGAGACTAAGGCAAGGCAGATTCCAGCATGGGGGAGAGCCAAGGTGCAACGCTCACACCCCATTGAGACCCACGCACACACCTTAAATCATGACGGACTATTGCCCAGTGGCTTGTGCAGCCCCTTCTCTGCAAAGGGGCCTGTGTCTAGTAGGTGAAATGGAGAACTGACCTGCCTGCACAGAGGGGAAGGGATAAAGCTTTTGAGCGCAGGATAACCAGAGGCCCCTGCTCAGCGTGCCACACCCTGGCCATCCCCTTCTGCTCCCGCGCTGGTGGGgacccccagcctggccccagccaATGACCCCACAGTGCAGGACGGGGAGGAGCTGCCGGCAGCGCATAAAAGCCTCCGCGGGGTCCGCAGCTCAGCTACGGGGTCTGTGTCCTCCTGCAGCTCCGAGCAAAGCCGCCTGCCACCATGGTGCACTGGACAGCCGAAGAGAAGCAGCTCATCACCAGCGTCTGGAGCAAGATCAATGTGGAGGAATGCGGTGCCGAGGCCCTGGCCAGGTAGGTCCAGCTCCCGGGCATCTGCTCAGCTGCACCCTGGACAGAGAAACCGTGGCAATTGCATTGGGGAGCATTAACGTGTCTGTGTCTGCTTGTGTCCCCCCTCcatctctccccaggctgctgatCGTCTACCCCTGGACCCAGAGGTTCTTCGCTTCCTTCGGGAACCTCTCCAGCCCCACCGCCATCCTTGGCAACCCCAAGGTCCGTGCCCATGGGAAGAAAGTGCTCACCTCCTTCGGGGAAGCCATCAAGAACCTGGACAACATTAAGGCGACCTACGCCAAGCTGTCCGAGCTGCACTGTGAGAAGCTGCACGTGGACCCTGAGAACTTCAGGGTGAGCCATGTTTGCAGTCCCAGCCCTTTCCCTATGTCACGTGGGGAAAGTCAGATTTTGCTTTGAAACTGGGGGTATTGCCTCCGACAATGCTGTCTAGGCGTACGTACTTTGGCTGCTGGAGGCAGAGTCCCTGTGTAGTACCCAAGAGAGATGATGGCTTCTGCAGGACTGTTTGCAAGAGCGTGGGTGACTTTCACACTAAAAAGTCCCATTTTTAGTACCAGCACAGAAATGGGGAGGACACGGTATTGGGAGATTGTTACCTGAAGGAGATCTGGTTGGGGCCAAAAGAAACAAACCTGGGGGAAGGTGCAGCATGGGCTGGAGGAGtcagaggcagagaggagctAAGCAGAGCGTTTAAGGAAATCATAGGTCCTATAGCAAGATAAGCAGCTAGGGTGCTCGAAAAACACACAGCAGGTTTCTGCCTTGTCCAGCGTGGGCTGCCTGTCTGGATAGGACACTTCCTCCTTCGCCaacacttttaaataaaaatggctcattttcttcatttatgtctaaagagaaaaagaaaaaaaaccagcatttcGCAGGGTAGGTCTCAGGCCAAATTGTTTTAGCATTCcaaaaatggaggaaaatggTTTTAaggttctttctttctttttctttctttttttttttttttttaagaatgaagcAAATATTGTTTTCCCAAAACCCAGAGCTTTCTCATGGAAAGACTGAGGATTTTGTTGTAGCAGTTCCAGGGAACGGGGGCGGTGAGCCAGTCCCGATAACCAGACCTGCAGCCCAAGGGCCACTCTGATGAGGCAGGGgggctgaggaggaagaggaggagtgtGCAGCATGTAAGAGTCCTTTCAGGAGGGAAACTCAGCCTCAGGGAGAAGTCAGGAGAAAGGAGATGCAGCCTGGGGGTTGCAGGGTCGTGTCTGGGGaggatgggaaggagagggaCCAGAGGGAAGTCTGCAGCAGGAAAACGAGGGAGACGGAGAGCTTGCATAAAAGAAGAAGCTGTTTAGAGCTAAAACCATGGCAGGACAGGGTGGGTTTGGTGGACTTGtgggcagcaagaggcagagCCTTCTTCGAGAGGTTGTGGGTCCaacagctcagccccagctcaggGATGTCGGGTCCCCACTCCATGGTCTGCTGTGGCACAACAACACAAGTTCAAGCAGCACTAACcgtctgttttcctctttctcctccagctccttggAGACATCCTCATCATTGTCCTGGCTTCCCACTTCGCCAGGGATTTCACCCCTGCTTGCCAGTTTGCCTGGCAAAAGCTGGTCAGTGTTGTGGCTCACGCTCTGGCCCGCAAGTACCACTGAGCATCCCGGGACCGGTTGTGCGAGGAagggtccctgctctgccacaagCAGCCCTGAGCACAGGGAGATGCCCTTTGCGTACTGACAGGCTGTAACCACCGAATAAATGCCTCCCAGCACCACGTCTGCAGAGTCTCCCTGTCTCTGTGCTGGGGAAAGTGGGGGGGCAGGCGGATTTGTGCTGTCGAAAGCAATGCCGTCCCTGTGTGGGTATCTCTGGTTTCTAAGGGCTGTTGCGGGGGGTTTCCTTCACTCTACAGTGCTCTCTCATGTGCGTGCCCTGCCAGTGCATGCATGGGGGTCTGTGAAGAGAAAAACCCATGCAGAGGGCCCTGACACCCCGGGGTGTTTCAGAGGGATCATAGGAATAATGAGGGATTGCAAAGAATCCACATTTGTTCTCCCAGCTCTACATTAGTGTGAAATCAGGTGAAGCCAGCGCTGTGCAGAGCACAGAGCTCCCAGACAAGCTGTTGCTGCAGTCAGGGAGCTGGCATCTGCCTTgccctgctctggggctggggatgcacaaTCTCCTTTTAGAGCAGCTGATAGAGGAGAAAACCTTTCAACTCCGACTCTTGGGAGGTTCAGGAGATGTCCACTTCTTCTAGTTATATCAGCTGGCCTAACAGGAGATACTGCTTCCCCAAGGGGGATTTATCATGCTGATGCACATAGCAGACCCTCATCCCCAGGCACCCACAGTCCCAAAGACCCCCCCTCTCTCAAGACTGAGGGCATTCAGTTCCCAACGCCACCTGGCAGACAAAACCCACTATGCTAACTGATATCTGGGTTTtgctgtgtgtcctggttttggctgagatagagttaattgtcttcctagtagctggtatagtgctatgttttgggttcagtataagaatgttgttgataacacactgatgttttcagttgttgctaagtaatgtttacactaagtcaaggatttttcagcttctgatgcccagccagcaagaaggctggagggacacaagaagttgggagagaacacagccagggcaactgacccaaactggccaacggtgtattccctaccgtgtgatgtcatgcccagtatataaactggggggagtggggctgggggaattgTCACGCGGCGACTAACTGGGCACCAgtgggtgggtggtgagcaattgcattgtgcatcacttgtatattccaatccttttattattattattattattattaatattaatattattattattgtcaatttattattgttatcattatcattattagtttcttcttttctgttctattaaactgttctgatctcaacccatgagttttacttcttttcctgattttctcccccatcccactgggtggggggggaatgagtgagtggctgcatggtgcttagttgctggctggggttaaactatgaaaCCGTGCCTGGCCCTCCTTCTCCCATCTGAGGGGCCTTCATGGTGCATAGAGCAAGGCTGTGGGCCAGGCTTAGTTATTCATTCATTTGGATAAAGGTGacaagttcaatttttttttagctattttattatacaaaacaggaaaaaacataaaactgGTCAGGACTGTGTTTATCTTACTCTTAAACCTTGCCTTAAACCAAGACCGGACACCCCTTGCACAAGGGGGCTGACAACCAGTGCTGTTTACAGCATCTGGCGCAACAGAGTCCTGGCCGTGATAGAAGTTTCTCGACTTATGGCGGAGGACACAGTTGTTTTGGGTCATAACCTTTCAAAACAGACCCTTATCCCACTTGGGTTCAGCAGGCTTCTCCTATGTGCCAAATCCACAGGTTTTTGTCCAGCTCCTGGAAACGCTGTGCAGCCAACAGTAGTGCATCCCATATGCTGACCTTGCTTCGAGCAGGGCATCAGGCTAGAGACCCCTGGAGTGCTCTTCCCACCGGAATTACCCTGTGGTTCTACACTCTGACTGTGCAAgatgtttgcttgcttttctcaCCTATGCCTTGTTTTGAAGGGGTCCAGAGAGAAACAAGTTGAAGGTACCTTTATAAATTTGCTTTGTTTGGATGCTGTAAAAGACAGGATTgaagaggggtgggaggaggatgTAGGTGTTGAAGATGGGGGTGCCTCTTTCCCAAATCTGTGCAGGATGGGCTAGCCAAGTTCTGGGATGAAGAAAACTGAGACCACACAACCTTCAGGCCCTTGTCCTTGGCAGCAATGCTGAGAGGTGTCACGAGGGTCATGATGGAggacaaaaaaatgaagaggaaatctGAACCCATGGTGAAGAAAATGAGGTCCGGGGCATCGATGCTGTTGAACACCATCCCTCTGGAGGGCAGCCAGATCACCCTGGGGTGGAGGCAAAGGGGATGGAACAAGGCACTCCCTGGTCACCAGGCAGCCAGAGGAGATTAAGGACCGGGGCATGATCAGGACTATCCTCCTTTGTGGGTGCGTCAGCCCTATTTTGGCTGACCCCATGCCTGTTGGCATGGTCATACAGCTCCATGGGGGTCAGAGAGCCATCAGCTTGTCAAGGGGCACGGCAAAAAGCACCACTGACTCCAGGAAGGTGAGGGAGCAGATAAGGAAGAGCTGAGACACATGGCTAATAGCCATGAGCAAGGACTGCAGCACCACTGGCATGGTGGTGAGACACAGCCCAGGGTCAGTGAGGGCCAGCACAGAGAGGACATGATGCAGGGCTGGTGGAGGCTTTGGTCTGCTTTTCTAGCATACAGAATAACACAATTTCCAATGCTTGTAGCGACATGAACAGAACAAATTGAGGTGGAAATCTGGGGTAAGATGTCCTTCACACCCGGGATGTGATTAGCAGAAAGGCTGTGACCACAAGACTGGTCCAGTGCTCGCCTCCATGAGGTGTTCCTGCTGTCCTCTCACTTCTTAAGAATTGCAGTCTGCACAGCCCATATTTGGTTCAGGGCTAGttaagaaatgacagaaaactcCTGAATCCCTATGAATTGCATCATGCAGCCCTGAAATGATGGGAAGCTTGCACTAGCAGGTTGATGGATTGTTCTCTTTCACAGCAGCTTCTCTCAGACCTGAGACAGCACTGCAAACCTTTGATGAATGAGCACACTGTGttgctttggaaagaaaggaagggaatttCCACAACAGCACAGACGAATAACTGAATAGATTTCATGAGAGGAGGAAATAGTGTTAAATTATATAAATCAGAAAACCGTTGTGATCTGTGATTGCAATACCTGCTCTTCCTCAGCCATTGGGACACGTCACTGCTCCTCCTGGAGCCTGCCCTCCTGCAGACCCACCATGGAAATGGAGCCTCCAGGTTTGCAAACAGTGGGATGGAAGATGAAGCTTCTTATTTATCTCGTAATAGGAATTGTTTGCAGTTTTCACAGGTGTTGAGAAAAAGAATTAGTTGAATATCTGTGCTAGGATAATTAATGGAGTCTGTGCAGTGAAAAACGTGGTGGTGCATTTTGTGGTTATGAGAGAAGCATTTGTGTTTTCTCTACAGTGAAACCCTCTTGTTAACCGCTGTGGCATATTGCCTGGAAATGGAACCTTAAAAACTCCtgcttaaaaatataatgaattaATCAAACCCCAAAGCCTTTTAAGGAATTCTTATTCGAAATTTAGTGTCAGTCTAAGGAGCAGGCTAACCAGAGGACTATCAGgtgtaattatttttatctgtCCCAATCCCCACACTTACCAAAATAACAGGAGCAGAGAAAACCCCAGTTCTTTTCACTTCTTAGCATAAGCCAAAAATAATCTTTAACTGACTCTGTGCTGCCCCTGCTGGGGTTATATATAGTGTAAGGCACGATTTTATGCCTCTAGAGGGAATTCTCTGTCAGGAGCATCAGCATAATACAGCATTTCAGAAGACAGGTTTTACAGCTGGTGGGATTGGAATACAATTATAACAAAATTCAGCCAACCATGGGATatgtttgttgtgttttcccACACTACTTGAAATGAGGATGAATGTCAATGTGCTTGTTCTGATTTTGCAAAAGGTGCTTTATTGCTTTTGAGAAGTAAATAAAGATGTTGTTTTCTCCAAGAAAAAGTATGGAAATATGCGAGCTACCTAATGACTCTGTGCTCCTGCAGCAACCATTACTGGTAGTTTTTTACACTGCATGTTATGTTACGGAGATATTTGGACAGAAAATCTGCCTGTGAAACAAGGGGGATCCTCTTCAGCTTGCCTAGCCCATAGGAGAGGGCTTAATTTATAGAGCCACAAGCAATCCCACGGGTGACACTGGAGGGACAGGGCCAGCTCTGCTGGCTGTTGTCCATGAGCCACTCTGCAAGGACTGGCTGGGAACAGGACCACCACTTTTTTCCTGTGTCACTAGCAAAATCTGATGTCATGGCAACTGCAGTACTGCTgtaaaaaaactcagaaaatatCATTTGGATATTAAGAGATTTTTTGATCCACCCCCCTTTGTAACTTTGGagaaatgaaggtttgaaaccccAGAGTGACTTATTGTAGCTGATCTgcctcatctttccttttttctgccccCTTACCTTCTCCCATGGCTGCTTAGGGCCCTTCCAGCCCAAATTCTCTTCAATAAGAGAACCAGACATGTGCTCATTTTCCATCCCAAACCAGAAGTGGCAGGGATAACACTTCTGACACGATGATGAGTTTCTCCTTCATATCACAAAGACTCATCTGGCCAGAAGTGCAGGAGTTCTCACTATCTGGCACAAAGTGAACTCAGAAAccaaattattcttttttgttgtttttgttggcAGCCTTTTATCATGTCTCCCTCAATCTTTCTTTGTCCAGGCTAAATGACTGCTGCTGTGCAGACAGGTCCCCATGCTCCACCCCACAGAAATTAAGAGTTCCTGCACTAGAGACCTACGTATTCACTACACAGTAACAAACACCATGGTAGTTACTGTGATTTAGATAAACCCACGCTGTCAAACCGCCGTGACTGACAGAGGCTGGAGAAGCACCACCTTTGCCCATACAGCAGAGACGTGTGAATGACAGGGAGGACATGCTGGTCCCCAGAAAACAGAGCACCGACTCACCACAGGGCATATTCCCTCCTGTTACCTGACAGATCACAAATGGGAGAATCATCTTCTGGAGACTACCCAGCTTCACCCCAGGGTTGCAGAGTGATGATTAAGCTTGCCCAAAGCCTGCCATGATTTGGTGCTCAGCCACATGCCCCTGTGGCCACAGTAGCCTTTTGGGAGGAGGTGGCTGTGGTGGTCCTCCAGGTTGCATCTGCAGGGACAGCCGTGGGGCAAATCACCAAGACACACTCCAAAGCTTTCCCGTTACTTCTGCAGCAGCACTCAGAGCTGCACAGACCACCACCACTGCAAATGCTGGAAAGCACCTGCTTGGATGGAGATTTTTTGCAAATATGCTCACCCTGTCCTACTCGGCACTCCTACTGCTTTCTCCACGTAGCGGCATCGTGCTGCCTGGTTGTGTCTcaaacaatcaaacaaaatgCTCTTGCTCCTGCTTTGCCCTCTCTCTGTCCTACACCTTCTTCCAGGGAAGAACCTCCTTCCATGGAGGGGAGTGCTTTGCTTTGGGACAGTTTTGTTTGGGaagtttctgtttgctttattaataatttttattttatgtacatGAAATTTTCAGCGTTTGACAACACTAGAGAGAAGGAACCCCTTTTAGTGGGAAAGAAAGGCAAGACAATTTGGCTTGGCCCTTTCTGCATGTTTGAGTCTGTCCCAGATAATGGGCTTAGATACATAGGCTGAAATGCaggcagctgaaatgcaggcatTGTCAGGCACGATCTGTACTTGAATCACCGCTGGATCATTTTCCATTGGCACCTTGGGACAATATTCCAGCAAAGTACTTCACAAACACTAGCCTTGGTCttagctttttctgttttgcctctGGTTTAGTTGCCCTATCCATAACATGGGGAATATAAAATGTATGTATCTTTAAAAGGGTTTATTGGGATTccgctgctgctgtttgcaaaacaATGTATATGTAAGAATGCTTTTGCATGGCCAAAAAGTAGGCTCAACCCCCATCCATGCTGGTACATGCTGAGCTTGTGGGCACTGCACctccatctctccatccctttcccaATCCTCTCTTCCCAAAGTTTTGCCATGGGAGAACTTAACATCTTCTCAAG contains:
- the LOC128153429 gene encoding hemoglobin subunit beta, which codes for MVHWTAEEKQLITGLWGKVNVADCGAEALARLLIVYPWTQRFFASFGNLSSPTAIIGNPMVRAHGKKVLTSFGEAVKNLDNIKATFAQLSELHCDKLHVDPENFRLLGDILIIVLAAHFTKDFSPDCQAAWQKLVRAVAHALARKYH
- the LOC128153433 gene encoding hemoglobin subunit epsilon-like; the protein is MVHWTAEEKQLITSVWSKINVEECGAEALARLLIVYPWTQRFFASFGNLSSPTAILGNPKVRAHGKKVLTSFGEAIKNLDNIKATYAKLSELHCEKLHVDPENFRVSHVCSPSPFPMSRGESQILL